The Neofelis nebulosa isolate mNeoNeb1 chromosome 16, mNeoNeb1.pri, whole genome shotgun sequence genome includes a window with the following:
- the SRR gene encoding serine racemase isoform X3, with translation MTDRTMCAQYCISFADVEKARVNIQDFIHLTPVLTSFILNQVTGRNLFFKCELFQKTGSFKSRENVTRRILEETEGIMVHPNQEPAVIAGQGTIAMEVLNQIPLIDALVVPVGGGGMVAGIAITVKALRPSVKVYAAEPLNADDCYQSKLKGELTPNPYPPETIADGVKSSIGLNTWPIIRDLVDDVFTVTEDEIKYATQLVWERMKLLIEPTAGVGVAAVLSQHFQTVSPEVKNICIVLSGGNVDLTSLTWVKQAERPAPYQSVSV, from the exons AACCATGTGTGCTCAGTACTGCATCTCCTTTGCTGATGTTGAGAAAGCTCGTGTCAACATTCAAGATTTTATCCACCTCACACCAGTGCTAACAAGCTTCATTTTGAATCAAGTAACAGGGCGCAATCTTTTCTTCAAATGTGAACTCTTCCAGAAAACTGGATCTTTTAAG TCCAGAGAAAATGTTACAAGAAGAAttttggaagaaacagaaggcatCATGGTACATCCCAACCAGGAGCCTGCAGTGATAGCTGGGCAAGGGACGATTGCCATGGAAGTGCTAAACCAG ATACCCTTGATAGATGCACTGGTGGTTCctgtaggaggaggaggaatggtTGCTGGAATAGCAATTACAGTTAAG GCTCTGAGACCTAGCGTGAAGGTATATGCTGCTGAACCCTTGAATGCAGATGACTGCTACCAGTCCAAGCTGAAAGGGGAACTGACCCCCAATCCCTATCCTCCAGAAACCATAGCAGATGGTGTCAAATCCAGCATTGGCTTAAACACCTGGCCTATTATAAGAGACCTCGTGGATGATGTCTTCACGGTCACAGAGGATGAAATTAAG TATGCAACCCAGCTGGTGTGGGAGAGGATGAAACTGCTTATTGAACCTACAGCTGGTGTTGGAGTGGCCGCTGTGCTGTCTCAGCATTTTCAAACAGTTTCCCCAGAAGTGAAGAACATTTGTATTGTACTCAGTGGCGGAAATGTAGACTTAACCTCCCTAACTTGGGTGAAGCAGGCTGAAAGGCCAGCTCCTTATCAATCTGTTTCTGTTTAG
- the SRR gene encoding serine racemase isoform X1: protein MTDRTMCAQYCISFADVEKARVNIQDFIHLTPVLTSFILNQVTGRNLFFKCELFQKTGSFKIRGALNAVKGLIPATSEEKPKAVVTHSSGNHGQALAYAAKLEGIPAYIVVPQTAPNCKKLAIQAYGASIVYSEHSDESRENVTRRILEETEGIMVHPNQEPAVIAGQGTIAMEVLNQIPLIDALVVPVGGGGMVAGIAITVKALRPSVKVYAAEPLNADDCYQSKLKGELTPNPYPPETIADGVKSSIGLNTWPIIRDLVDDVFTVTEDEIKYATQLVWERMKLLIEPTAGVGVAAVLSQHFQTVSPEVKNICIVLSGGNVDLTSLTWVKQAERPAPYQSVSV, encoded by the exons AACCATGTGTGCTCAGTACTGCATCTCCTTTGCTGATGTTGAGAAAGCTCGTGTCAACATTCAAGATTTTATCCACCTCACACCAGTGCTAACAAGCTTCATTTTGAATCAAGTAACAGGGCGCAATCTTTTCTTCAAATGTGAACTCTTCCAGAAAACTGGATCTTTTAAG ATTCGTGGTGCCCTTAATGCAGTCAAAGGCTTGATTCCTGCCACCTCAGAAGAGAAGCCCAAAGCTGTGGTTACTCACAGCAGTGGAAACCATGGCCAGGCTCTTGCTTATGCTGCCAAATTGGAAG GGATTCCTGCTTACATTGTGGTGCCCCAAACAGCTCCCAACTGTAAAAAATTGGCAATACAAGCCTATGGAGCCTCCATAGTATACAGTGAACACAGTGATGAG TCCAGAGAAAATGTTACAAGAAGAAttttggaagaaacagaaggcatCATGGTACATCCCAACCAGGAGCCTGCAGTGATAGCTGGGCAAGGGACGATTGCCATGGAAGTGCTAAACCAG ATACCCTTGATAGATGCACTGGTGGTTCctgtaggaggaggaggaatggtTGCTGGAATAGCAATTACAGTTAAG GCTCTGAGACCTAGCGTGAAGGTATATGCTGCTGAACCCTTGAATGCAGATGACTGCTACCAGTCCAAGCTGAAAGGGGAACTGACCCCCAATCCCTATCCTCCAGAAACCATAGCAGATGGTGTCAAATCCAGCATTGGCTTAAACACCTGGCCTATTATAAGAGACCTCGTGGATGATGTCTTCACGGTCACAGAGGATGAAATTAAG TATGCAACCCAGCTGGTGTGGGAGAGGATGAAACTGCTTATTGAACCTACAGCTGGTGTTGGAGTGGCCGCTGTGCTGTCTCAGCATTTTCAAACAGTTTCCCCAGAAGTGAAGAACATTTGTATTGTACTCAGTGGCGGAAATGTAGACTTAACCTCCCTAACTTGGGTGAAGCAGGCTGAAAGGCCAGCTCCTTATCAATCTGTTTCTGTTTAG
- the SRR gene encoding serine racemase isoform X2 — MCAQYCISFADVEKARVNIQDFIHLTPVLTSFILNQVTGRNLFFKCELFQKTGSFKIRGALNAVKGLIPATSEEKPKAVVTHSSGNHGQALAYAAKLEGIPAYIVVPQTAPNCKKLAIQAYGASIVYSEHSDESRENVTRRILEETEGIMVHPNQEPAVIAGQGTIAMEVLNQIPLIDALVVPVGGGGMVAGIAITVKALRPSVKVYAAEPLNADDCYQSKLKGELTPNPYPPETIADGVKSSIGLNTWPIIRDLVDDVFTVTEDEIKYATQLVWERMKLLIEPTAGVGVAAVLSQHFQTVSPEVKNICIVLSGGNVDLTSLTWVKQAERPAPYQSVSV, encoded by the exons ATGTGTGCTCAGTACTGCATCTCCTTTGCTGATGTTGAGAAAGCTCGTGTCAACATTCAAGATTTTATCCACCTCACACCAGTGCTAACAAGCTTCATTTTGAATCAAGTAACAGGGCGCAATCTTTTCTTCAAATGTGAACTCTTCCAGAAAACTGGATCTTTTAAG ATTCGTGGTGCCCTTAATGCAGTCAAAGGCTTGATTCCTGCCACCTCAGAAGAGAAGCCCAAAGCTGTGGTTACTCACAGCAGTGGAAACCATGGCCAGGCTCTTGCTTATGCTGCCAAATTGGAAG GGATTCCTGCTTACATTGTGGTGCCCCAAACAGCTCCCAACTGTAAAAAATTGGCAATACAAGCCTATGGAGCCTCCATAGTATACAGTGAACACAGTGATGAG TCCAGAGAAAATGTTACAAGAAGAAttttggaagaaacagaaggcatCATGGTACATCCCAACCAGGAGCCTGCAGTGATAGCTGGGCAAGGGACGATTGCCATGGAAGTGCTAAACCAG ATACCCTTGATAGATGCACTGGTGGTTCctgtaggaggaggaggaatggtTGCTGGAATAGCAATTACAGTTAAG GCTCTGAGACCTAGCGTGAAGGTATATGCTGCTGAACCCTTGAATGCAGATGACTGCTACCAGTCCAAGCTGAAAGGGGAACTGACCCCCAATCCCTATCCTCCAGAAACCATAGCAGATGGTGTCAAATCCAGCATTGGCTTAAACACCTGGCCTATTATAAGAGACCTCGTGGATGATGTCTTCACGGTCACAGAGGATGAAATTAAG TATGCAACCCAGCTGGTGTGGGAGAGGATGAAACTGCTTATTGAACCTACAGCTGGTGTTGGAGTGGCCGCTGTGCTGTCTCAGCATTTTCAAACAGTTTCCCCAGAAGTGAAGAACATTTGTATTGTACTCAGTGGCGGAAATGTAGACTTAACCTCCCTAACTTGGGTGAAGCAGGCTGAAAGGCCAGCTCCTTATCAATCTGTTTCTGTTTAG
- the TSR1 gene encoding pre-rRNA-processing protein TSR1 homolog has product MAAHRSGPLKQQNKAHKGGRHRGRGSAQRDGKGRLALKVLSRKVRKELSRVDQRHRASQLRKQKKEAVLAEKRQLGSKDGPPHQVLVVPLHDRISLPEAFRLLQDKDTGTVHLNEWGSTHSFVLLCPRLKHRWYFTSARPGDLHSVLDMAKVADTILFLLDPLEGWDSTGDYCLSCLFAQGLPTYTLAVQGISGLPPRKQIDARKKLNKAVEKRFPDDKLLLLDTQQEAQMLLRQLANQKQRHLAFRDRRAYMFAHAADFVPSEENNLVGTLKISGYIRGQTLNVNSLLHIIGQGDFQMKQIDAPIDPFLLNPRVVKSQDSGAAMEICAVDTVVDMEEDLKVLMKADPERQESLQTEVIPDPMEGEQTWPTEEELNEANDCLKESSKVVKKVPKGTSSYQAEWILDEDGESGGEGEYDDTEHEDFIEEESQNESSEKEEEEECETMTIGESVHDDLYDENVDEEAEEKMLEKYKQERLQEMFPDEVDTPRDMAARIRFQKYRGLKSFRTSPWDPKENLPQDYARIFQFQNFTNTRKRIFKEIEEKEVEGAEVGWYVTLHVSEVPVSVVEYFKRGAPLIVFSLLPHEQKMSVLNMVVSRHPGNTEPVKAKEELIFHCGFRRFRASPLFSQHTAADKHKFQRFLTADVALVATVYGPITFPPASVLLFKQNSNGMHSLIATGHLLSVDPDRMVIKRVVLSGHPFKIFTKMAVVRYMFFNREDVLWFKPVELRTKWGRRGHIKEPLGTHGHMKCSFDGKLKSQDTVLMNLYKRVFPKWTYDPYVPEPVPWMKSEISSTVPEVDME; this is encoded by the exons ATGGCGGCCCACCGTTCTGGCCCTCTTAAGCAACAGAATAAAGCTCATAAAGGCGGGCGGCATCGGGGTCGGGGATCCGCGCAGCGGGACGGCAAGG GCCGTCTAGCACTGAAGGTCCTAAGCAGGAAAGTGAGAAAAGAGCTCAGCAGAGTAGACCAGAGGCATCGCGCCAGCCAGCTCCGAAAGCAGAAGAAGGAGGCG GTTCTGGCAGAGAAAAGACAGCTGGGCAGCAAGGATGGTCCTCCTCATCAGGTGCTGGTAGTGCCTCTGCATGACAGGATTTCCTTGCCAGAGGCCTTTAGGCTGCTTCAGGATAAGGACACTGGAACAGTACACTTGAATGAGTGGGGAAGCACCCATAGCTTTGTGCTGTTATGCCCCCGCTTGAAACATCGGTGGTATTTCACATCTGCAAGGCCAG GGGATCTGCACTCTGTGTTAGACATGGCTAAAGTGGCAGATACCATCCTTTTTCTCCTTGATCCACTAGAAGGCTGGGACAGCACTGGGGATTACTGCCTTTCCTGCCTTTTTGCCCAGGGCCTTCCTACCTATA CACTAGCTGTCCAGGGGATTTCTGGCCTCCCACCAAGGAAACAAATAGATGCCAGAAAGAAGCTAAATAAAGCAGTGGAGAAGCGCTTTCCTGATGACAAACTTCTCCTGTTAGACACACAACAGGAGGCACAGATGCTGCTCAGGCAGTTGGCTAACCAAAAGCAACGACATCTTGCCTTTCGAGATCGACGGGCCTACATGTTTGCTCATGCTGCTGACTTTGTGCCTAGTGAAGAAAATAACTTGGTGGGCACCTTGAAAATCTCAGGCTATATTCGTGGACAGACTCTGAATGTAAATAGCTTGCTGCATATCATTGGACAGGGTGATTTCCAGATGAAACAGATAGATGCTCCTATAGACCCTTTCCTTTTAAATCCTAGAGTGGTCAAATCACAGGACTCTGGAGCTGCAATGGAG ATTTGTGCTGTGGATACTGTGGTTGATATGGAGGAAGACCTTAAGGTCCTAATGAAGGCAGATCCTGAAAGACAAGAATCTTTGCAAACAGAGGTTATCCCAGATCCAATGGAGGGGGAGCAAACCTGGCCCACAGAGGAGGAACTGAATGAGGCAAATG ACTGCTTGAAGGAAAGTTCCAAGGTGGTAAAGAAGGTTCCCAAAGGGACATCCAGTTACCAAGCTGAATGGATTTTGGATGAGGATGGTGAAAGTGGTGGGGAAGGTGAATATGATGATACAGAACATGAGGATTTTATTGAAGAGGAATCTCAG AATGAGAGCagtgaaaaggaagaggaggaagaatgtGAAACTATGACTATAGGAGAGTCTGTGCATGATGATCTGTATGATGAGAATGTGGATGAAGAGGCTGAAGAAAAAATGTTGGAGAAATATAAACAAGAAAGACTGCAAGAGATGTTTCCAGATGAAGTAGATACCCCCCGTGACATGGCTGCAAGAATTCG ATTTCAGAAATACAGAGGCCTCAAGAGCTTCCGGACATCTCCATGGGATCCTAAGGAAAACCTTCCTCAAGATTATGCTCGGATCTTTCAGTTTCAGAACTTTACTAATACTAGGAAacgcatttttaaagaaattgaagaaaaagaggTCGAAGGAGCTGAG GTTGGCTGGTATGTCACACTTCATGTCTCTGAAGTCCCTGTCTCAGTGGTTGAATACTTTAAGCGAGGGGCACCCTtgattgtattttctttactaCCTCATGAACAGAAG ATGTCAGTACTGAATATGGTGGTGAGCCGGCACCCTGGCAACACTGAGCCTGTGAAAGCTAAGGAGGAGCTGATCTTCCACTGTGGGTTCAGGCGCTTCCGAGCCTCACCTTTGTTCTCTCAGCACACTGCAG CGGATAAACATAAATTTCAGAGATTCCTGACTGCTGATGTGGCCTTGGTAGCGACAGTATATGGCCCAATCACGTTTCCTCCTGCATCTGTACTGCTTTTTAAACAGAATAGCAATG GAATGCACAGCCTCATTGCCACAGGCCATCTGTTGTCAGTGGATCCAGACAGAATGGTCATCAAGAGAGTTGTTTTGAGTGGTCATCCTTTCAAAATTTTTACTAAGATGGCAGTAGTGCGCTACATGTTCTTCAACAGAG aGGATGTGTTGTGGTTTAAACCAGTGGAACTGAGAACAAAGTGGGGCCGCAGGGGACACATCAAGGAGCCTTTAG GTACTCATGGCCACATGAAGTGCAGTTTTGATGGGAAGCTAAAATCTCAGGACACAGTACTGATGAACCTCTATAAACGAGTTTTCCCCAAATGGACTTATGATCCATATGTACCAGAACCAGTACCGTGGATGAAAAGTGAGATCTCTTCAACAGTGCCTGAGGTGGATATGGAGTAA